A genomic region of Planctomycetia bacterium contains the following coding sequences:
- the rpiB gene encoding ribose 5-phosphate isomerase B, giving the protein MRIALGSDHRGFGVKQKIGDLLRRFNHEVEDVGAHGLESVDYPDVAAIVGEKVSKGEVDRGILICGTGIGMSIVANKFTGVRAAPCHDDITAEMSRRHNDLNVLCLSADLLGEKLIDRMVEIWLNTEFEGGRHARRVEKITELEKE; this is encoded by the coding sequence ATGCGGATTGCCCTGGGCAGCGACCATCGTGGTTTCGGCGTCAAACAGAAAATCGGCGACTTGCTGCGCCGATTTAACCACGAAGTGGAGGACGTGGGCGCCCATGGATTGGAGAGCGTCGACTATCCCGACGTGGCCGCCATCGTTGGCGAGAAGGTCAGCAAGGGAGAAGTCGATCGCGGCATTCTGATTTGCGGCACCGGCATCGGTATGAGCATCGTCGCCAACAAGTTCACCGGCGTCCGGGCCGCCCCCTGCCACGACGACATCACCGCGGAAATGAGCCGCCGTCACAACGACCTGAACGTGCTCTGTCTCTCCGCCGATTTGCTGGGCGAAAAGCTGATTGACCGCATGGTCGAAATCTGGCTCAACACAGAATTCGAAGGCGGCCGGCACGCGCGCCGTGTGGAGAAGATCACGGAGCTGGAAAAGGAATGA